GGATCTGGGGTGGTTTTCCCTGGATTGGGGGTGTTTTTCCCCGGATTCGAGGTGTTTTTCCCCGGATTTGAGGTgttttccctggatttggggCGTTTTTCCCCGGATTCGAGGTGTTTTTCCCCGGATTTGAGGtgtttttccctggatttggggcgtttttccctggatttggggCGTTTTCCCCCGGATTTGGGGTGTTTTCCCCTGGATTTGGGCTGTTTTCCCCCggatttggggtgtttttccctggatttggggtgtttttccctggatttggggtgtttttcccTGTACTCGGGGTGgttttccctggatttggggCGTTCCCACTGAATTTTGGAGTGcttttccctggatttggggtGTTCCCACTGAATTTTGGCGTGTTTTTCCCCAGATTTGGGGTGTTTTCCCCGGATTTGGTGTGTTTTTCTCTGGATTTGGGGCGTTCCCACTgaattttggggtgttttcccCCGGATTCGGGGCGTTTTCCCATGGATTTCGGGCGTTCCCACTgaattttggggtgtttttcccTGGATTCAGTGTGTTTTCCCTGGACTTGGGGtgtttttccctggatttggggtgtttttcccttgatttggggtgttttcccccggatttggggtgtttttcccATGGATTTGGGGCGTTTTTCCCTGGATTCAGGGCGTTTTCCCATGGATTTGGGGCATTCCCACTGAATTTTGGGctgtttttccctggatttggggtgtttttcccTGGACTTGGGGtgtttttccctggatttggggtgtttttccccCGGATTCGGGGTGTTTTCCCCCggatttggggtgtttttcccATGGATTTGGGGCGTTTTTCCCTGGATTCGGGGCGTTTTCCCATGGATTTGGGGCATTCCCACTgaattttggggtgtttttcccTGGATTCAGTGTGTTTTCCCTGGACTTGGGGTGTTTTCCCCCGGATTTGGGctgtttttccctggatttggggtgtttttccccGGATTCAAGGTGTTTTTCCACGGATTTGAGGTGTTTTCCCCTGGATTTGGGGCGTTTTCCCCCGGATTCGGGGTGTTTTCCCATGCATTTGGGGCGTTCCCACTgaattttggggtgttttcccCCGGATTCGGGctgtttttccctggatttggggtgtttttccccGGATTCAAGGTGTTTTCCCCCGGATTTGAGGTGTTTTCCCCTGGATTTGGGGCGTTTTCCCCCGGATTCGGGGTGTTTTCCCATGCATTTGGGGCGTTCCCACTgaattttggggtgttttcccCCGGATTCGGGctgtttttccctggatttggggtgtttttccccGGATTCAAGGTGTTTTTCCCCGGATTTGAGGtgtttttccctggatttggggCGTTTTCCCCCGGATTCAGGGTGTTTTCCCACGCATTTGGGGCGTTCCCACTgaattttggggtgttttcccCCGGATTCGGGctgtttttccctggatttggggtgtttttccccGGATTCGGGGTGTTTTTCCCCGGACTGGGGGTGTTTTCCCTGGATCTGGGGTGTTTTTCCCGGACCTGTCGCCGGCGGGGACGTTCCTCTTGGCCATGATGGCTCGGAAGCGGAGCACGAGGTGGATGCAGAGGAAGACGGCGATCCCGTCGTAGCAGTCGGACACAAACCCTTCCATGTGCCTCTGGAATGGGACACGGGCACACTCACCATCCCAAAAATCCCCAGGCAATCCCGGGGGAGCTCCCTGGAATCCCAcgggaaaaaaatccccccaaaatcccggGAAAACCACCCCGAAATCCCAGGGGACGCGCTCGAAATTCAAGGGAAAACATCCCAAAAACCCAGGGAAAAACCCTCCCAAAATTCCAGGAAAAGCGTCCCAAAGTCCCAGGGAAAACAGCCCAAAATCCCAAGGAAAAACATCTCAAAAATCCCAGGGAAAACATCCCAAAATTCCAGGGAACTCCTCAAAAGTCCaaggaaaacatcccaaaattccaggaaaacatcccaaaatTCCAGGGAACTCCTCAAAAGTCCaaggaaaacatcccaaaattccaggaaaacatcccaaaatTCCAGGGAACTCCTCAAAAGTCCaaggaaaacatcccaaaatcccaaggaaaacatcccaaattccagggaaaacatcccaaaatcccagggaaaaCATCCTAAAATCCCAGGGGAAACATCCTAAAATTCCAGGGAAAACCACCCAGAATTCCAGGGAACTCCCCaaaatctcaggaaaaaatcccaaaaatcccaaggaaaacatcccaaaatTCCAGGGAACTCCTCAAAATCCCAGGgaaaacatcccaaaatcccagggaacTCCTCAAAAGTCCaaggaaaacatcccaaaatcccaggaaactccccaaaaatcccaaggaaaacatcccaaaatcccaaggAAACACCCTCAAAATCCCaaggaaaacatcccaaaattccaggaaaacatcccaaaattccagggaaactcccccaaatcccaggaaaagcctcccacaaaaaaaaattcctccaaAATCCCAGGAAACCTCCCGAAAATCCCAAGAAATCCctcaaaaatcccccaaaatcccaggagacctcccaaaaatcccaaaaaatccctcaaaaatcccaagaaatccccccaaaatccaagGATACCTCCCgaaaatccccccaaatcccccaaaattcTGGGAAAGGccccaaaactccccaaaaatccctctaaaatccccccaaaatccctccaaaatcccaggaaacctcccaaaaatcccaaaaaatccctcaaaaatCCCTTGggaaccccccaaaatcccaagaAATCCCtccaaaacccctcaaaactccccaaaatcccaggaaacCTCCCgaaaatcccccaaaatccctcaaaaatccccccaaaattccccaaaaTCCCAAGAAATCCCTCCAAAATCCCAGGAAACCTCCCAGAaatccaaaaaaatcccaaaaaatcccccaaaaatcCCTGAAAATCCCTCCAAAATCCCAGGATACCTCCCGAAAATCCCCCAAAATTCCGGGAAAGGCCccaaaaatccctcaaaaatccctcaaaaatccctcaaaaatccctcaaaaatcccaaaaaatccctcaaaaatccctcaaaaatccctcaaaaaccccccaaaatccctcagGAATCCCCTTAAATCCCtcaaaatccccccaaaatccctcagGAATCCCCTTAAATCCCtcaaaatcccccaaaatccaTCAGGAATCCCCTTAAATCCCTCAGGAATCCCTTTAAATCCCTCAAAattcccccaaatccctcaggAATCCCCTTAAATCCCTCAGAAATCTCTCAGGAATCCCCTTAAATCCCTCAAAAATCTCTCAGGAATCCCCTTAAATCCCtcaaaatccccccaaaatccctcagGAACCCCCTTAAATCCCTCAGGAATCCCCTTAAATCCctcaaaaatcccaaaaaatccctcaaaaatcgcccaaaaacccccccaaatcccgggaaccccccccaaaatcccggGAATTCCCACCAGGAACATGGCCAGGGTTTTGCCCATGACGGAGTCGAAGAGCTCCTGGGCGGAATTCCCGCTGAGCAGGAAGAATTCCGAGAGGAAGGAGAATTCCCGGCAGGAAGTGTCCAGCAGGGCGAAGTGTTGGCTCCGGAACAGCGACTCGAACGGGtactgggggggggaaaaaaaaccgGGAAAACCTCGGGAAAAGCCCGGGAAAAACCTCGGGAAAAACCTCGGGACGTTCCCCtcaaaaaaggggaaaaaagaaggaatttttccccgtttttttctctttttttttaacttttttttaacttttttcccaattttttctcttggtttttttttttttttttttcactttttccctatttttttctctttttttttgattttttttcacttttttcccaattttttctcttttttttttgattttttccacttttttcccaattttttactttttttatattttttccacttttttcccaatttttttcttttttaaattattttcaattttttcctgtttttatttttttcacttttttcccaattttttttttattttttctcacttttcccccattttttctcttttttttgattttttttcaattttttctaatttttttctctttttttttattttttcacctttttcccaattttttcttttttttgattttttctcaccttttccccattttttctctttttttttgattttttcaattttttctaattttttctctttttttttattttttcaattttttcccaattttttctttattttactttttttttcactttttccccaatttttttctcttgttttccgtcttttttttgatttttcccagtccctcccagttcactcccagtccctcccagtgctctcACTTCACTCCCAGACCCTCCCAGTTCATTCCCAGTTCACTCCCAGTtcactcccagtgctcccagttcacccccagtccctcccagtgctcccagttcactcccagtgctcccagttcattcccagtgctcccagttcacTTCCagaccctcccagtgctcccagttcactcccagtgctcccagttcactcccagtgctcccagttcactcccagtgctcccagttcacTTCCagaccctcccagtgctcccagttcactcccagtgctcccagttcactcccagtgctcccagttcacTTCCagaccctcccagtgctcccagttcactcccagtgctcccagttcacTCCCagaccctcccagtgctcccagttcacTCCCAGTTCATTCCCAGTTCACTCCCAGTCCcgcccagtgctcccagttcactcagtccctcccagtccctcctaTTCCcctcccagtcactcccagttaTTCCCAGTCAGTCCGTCCCAGtccctccagtccctcccagtccttcccacTCCCCTCCCAGTTACTCCCAGTCATTCCCAGACactcccagtgcatcccagtccctcccattcccctcccagtgcatcccagtccctcccattcccctcccagtcactcccagtcgCTCCCAGTCACTTCCAGtccctccagtccctcccactcccttcccttcccactcccctccagtccctcccGCTCCCTCCTActgccctcccagtgccccccagtccctcccagtccgtcccagtgccccccagtccctcccagtgccccccagtccctcccagtccgtcccagtgccccccagtccctcccagtccgTCCCAGTTTGCCCCAGTGCCCCTGAGGTCGCTCTTCTGGGCGCCGTGGGGGACGATGATGGGCCCCTCCAGCTccactcccagtgctcccagtgcctcccagtcccctcccagtccctcctaCTCCcctcccagtcactcccagttattcccagtccctcccagtccgtcccagtccctcccagtccgTCCCAGTTTGCCCCAGTGCCCCTGAGGTCGCTCTTCTGGGCACCGTGGGGGACAATGATGGGCCCCTCCAGCTccactcccagtgctcccagtgcctcccagtcccctcccagtccctcctaCTCCcctcccagtcactcccagttattcccagtccctcccagtccgTCCCAGTTTGCCCCAGTGCCCCTGAGGTCGCTCTTCTGGGCGCCGTGGGGGACGATGATGGGCCCCTCCAGCTccactcccagtgctcccagtgcctcccagtccctcctaCTCCcctcccagtcactcccagttatccccagtctctcccagtgcatcccagtccctcctaTTCCcctcccagtcactcccagttgctcccagtgttcccagtccctccagtgcctcccactcccttcccttcccacttcTCTCCAGTCCCTCCCGCTCCCTCCTACtctcctcccagtccctcccagtccgtcccagtccctcccagtgccccccagtccctcccagtgcatcccagtgtcccccagtcCGTCCCAGTTTGCCCCAGTGACCCTGAGGTCGCTCTTCTGGGCGCCGTGGGGGACGATGATGGGCCCCTCCAGCTccactcccagtgctcccagtgcctcccagtcccctcccagtccctcctaCTCCcctcccagtcactcccagttattcccagtccctcccagtccgTCCCAGTTTGCCCCAGTGCCCCTGAGGTCGCTCTTCTGGGCGCCGTGGGGGACGATGATGGGCCCCTCCAGCTccactcccagtgctcccagtgcctcccagtgcctcccagtccctcctaCTCCcctcccagtcactcccagttaTTCCCAGTTATTCCCAGTCcgtcccagtccctcccagtccgTCCCAGTTTGCCCCAGTGCCCCTGAGGTCGCTCTTCTGGGCGGCGTGGGGGACGATGATGGGCCCCTCCAGCTccactcccagtgctcccagtgcctcccagtcccctcccagtccctcctaCTCCCCTCCCAGTtattcccagtccctcccagtccctcccagtccgTCCCAGTTTGCCCCAGTGCCCCTGAGGTCGCTCTTCTGGGCGGCGTGGGGGACGATGATGGGCCCCTCCAGCTccactcccagtgctcccagtgcctcccagtcccctcccagtccctcctactcccctcccagtgccctccacTGTGCTCCCAATCACTCCCAGtacctcccagtccctcccagtcccttccagtccctcccagtctctcccagtccctccagtccctcccactcccttcccttcccactcccctccagtccctcccGCTCCCTCCTACTGCcctcccagtcactcccagtccctcccagtgccccccagtccctcccagtgccccccagtccctcccagtccgTCCCAGTTTGCCCCAGTGACCCTGAGGTCGCTCTTCTGGGCGGCGTGGGGGACGATGATGGGCCCCTCGAGCTCGGCGGGCGCGATGACGTTGCCGCGGTTGCCGAGGGTGAACACGGTGTTCCTGTTCTTCAGGGACGGCTTGGAGAAGAACCGTGCCAAGGTCAAGGAATTTTGGGATGGCCCCGAgcgtccccccccccccccccccgcccggaATTCCCGGGAAACCCCGGCAAATCCCCTCTGGAATTGCAGGATATCCTTCTTGGCCGTGTCCTCGACGCCCATGAGGTCGTCCTTCTCCGCCACCTCCTCGTACTGTTGGGgggagaaaaacagggaaaaaaaggtgggatGAGATTCCAGAGGGGCCTCTCCTGCTGAAAAACTGGGATTGGAGGCTCGGGATTCCCGTGGAGTCCCGGGATCCCCCCCGGGTGCTGCCGAATTCCCGCCGGGATCTTGAGGAAGCAACGGAGGGAGGAAGAAACTTGGAGCTTCCCCGGGGGATTCCAGGTAGGATCCAtcccaaaaaaaatccccaaaattcCTCCAAAACTCCCTCAGCATCTCAAAAACTGGGATCAGCATTCCAAAAGGTGGGATCAGCATCCCAAAATTCCCCAGGAACCCCCGAATTCCCACCCAGATCTTCACCCATAGGAGGGAATGTGGATCTTCCTTGGGGATTCCAGGTGGGATCcatcccaaaaaaacccccaaaattccctCCAAAACCCCCTCCAGCATCTCAAAAATTGGGATAACCCCCCAAAAATTGGGATCAGCATCCCAAAATTCCCCAGGAACCCCCGAATTCCCACCCAGATCTTC
This genomic interval from Chiroxiphia lanceolata isolate bChiLan1 unplaced genomic scaffold, bChiLan1.pri scaffold_115_arrow_ctg1, whole genome shotgun sequence contains the following:
- the VPS52 gene encoding vacuolar protein sorting-associated protein 52 homolog encodes the protein MEQMLSSFQSDLSSLSWEIRALQDQSVAMNLRLRNRREIRERLGSLLDELVVPPNMISVILEVPVTEPEFLEQLRELNGKIEAVKEQAFRDTLACADVQHVLEKLKVKAVTKIREFILQKIYSFRKPMTNYQIPQNSLLKYKFFYQFLLGNERNVAQELRDQYVETVSRIYFSYFKSYTGRLMKIQYEEVAEKDDLMGVEDTAKKGFFSKPSLKNRNTVFTLGNRGNVIAPAELEGPIIVPHAAQKSDLRYPFESLFRSQHFALLDTSCREFSFLSEFFLLSGNSAQELFDSVMGKTLAMFLRHMEGFVSDCYDGIAVFLCIHLVLRFRAIMAKRNVPAGDRSGKNTPDPGKTPPVRGKTPRIRGKTPQIQWECPKSMGKRPESREKRPKSMGKTPQIRGKTPRIRGKNTPNPGKNTPSPGKNTPNPGKNSPKFSGNAPNPWEKRPESGGKHPKIQWERPKSREKHTKSGENTPNLGKNTPKFSGNTPNPGKSTPKFSGNAPNPGKTTPSTGKNTPNPGKNTPNPGKNTPNPGENSPNPGENTPNPGENAPNPGKNAPNPGKNTSNPGKNTSNPGKNAPNPGKTPQIRGKTPRIRGKTPPIQGKPPQ